In Polyangia bacterium, the sequence GTTCGGTCGTCTTGGCCACCGCCTGACGGTGCCCGATTCGCCAGATTCGTTCAAGCAAAGGAACCTGGCAGACGATCCAGTTGTCACTAACAATCGATGGGATCCATGCGCGTTCGTCTTGAGGTGGCTTCGGCGTTTTCTCCCCGGGCGGCGCTGGTCGCGCTCTTGGCGGCCGCGTCGGCGTGCGCCACCACGCATGGAACGGCGACCCCGGCGACCGTCCCGGCCCCGGTGACGTACGAGATGGAGCCGTTGAAAATCACCGCCGTCAAAGGACCGGACGGGCAACATCTGGAATCCTTCGACGCCACCGAGCTGTTCGAGCAGGCGGGTGCCGAACTGTCGGAAAAGCGCTTCGACGATGCCATCAAGACCTACGATCGGCTGCTGAAAGAGTTCGACGACCCTCGGTACAAGAAGGCGGCGCTTTACAACACCGGCTTGGCCTTGCAGGGCAAGAAGGATTGGGCGGCAGCCATCGAGCGCTTTCGGATCTTGATCGATCAATATCCCGACACCGACGACGCCAAGGACGCGCTTTATCAGACCGGGGCTTCGTACGCCGAGATGGAGAACTGGCCGACTTCGGCGGTGATTTTCGCGGAGATTTTGCAGCGCAAGGATCTGAACGCCGACGATCGCATCGAAGCCTTGGGCCGGCGCGGGTTCGCCCAGTTCAAGCTGAAGGATCTGGACACCGCCGAGCGGACCTTCCGATCGGCGCTGGCGTATTTCACCCAGATCGAAAAGGACCAGCGGCTGCAGACCGATTTCTACCTGGGCCTGTGCAAATACCACCTGGGCCAGATCCCGCACGAACGGTTCCGGGCGGCGCCGCTGCGCTTGCCGGAACGGCAGATGAACATCGACCTCGACGAGAAGGCGCGGCTGCTCTTGACCGCCCAGCGCCAGTACATCGAGACCATCAAGCTGGGCAACCCGCAGTGGGCGTCGGCAGCCGGCTACCAGGTCGGATCTTTGTATGAAGAGCTGTACGACGCGTTCATCCACGCGCCCATCCCACCCGAGATGCTGGGCGCCGCCAACGTCGAGAAGCGCGACGTCTACTTCGATGAGCTGCGCAAGAAGATCCGCATCCTCCTGGAGAAGTCGGCCAAGTGGACCGAGCAGAATCTCCTGATGATCGAGCGCCTGGGCATCGACAACGAGTGGCGCGACAAATCGAAGCTGGCGTTCGCCAAGCTGCAGAAGTTGCTGGATCCGAACACGCTGCTGCATCCAGGAGAAGAAGGTCCCGAGGCGCCGCCAGCAACGACGCCGGGCCCGGGTCCCGCCACGCCGGTTCCACCGACGTCGCGTCCGCCGGCCACCGGGCCAGGCGAGGCGGCGCCGCCGACCATCCGCGAACCCAATCAGCCTCCGCGGGCACCCGCTTTTCAGCGCCAGATCTTGTAGACTGCCGGCCGGTTAGCGCGTCGCAGCGACGGGCCTGGGTTCGGCTCTTGGCAAGAAGCCGGCCATCGGCGTATCA encodes:
- a CDS encoding tetratricopeptide repeat protein; the protein is MRVRLEVASAFSPRAALVALLAAASACATTHGTATPATVPAPVTYEMEPLKITAVKGPDGQHLESFDATELFEQAGAELSEKRFDDAIKTYDRLLKEFDDPRYKKAALYNTGLALQGKKDWAAAIERFRILIDQYPDTDDAKDALYQTGASYAEMENWPTSAVIFAEILQRKDLNADDRIEALGRRGFAQFKLKDLDTAERTFRSALAYFTQIEKDQRLQTDFYLGLCKYHLGQIPHERFRAAPLRLPERQMNIDLDEKARLLLTAQRQYIETIKLGNPQWASAAGYQVGSLYEELYDAFIHAPIPPEMLGAANVEKRDVYFDELRKKIRILLEKSAKWTEQNLLMIERLGIDNEWRDKSKLAFAKLQKLLDPNTLLHPGEEGPEAPPATTPGPGPATPVPPTSRPPATGPGEAAPPTIREPNQPPRAPAFQRQIL